The genomic DNA CCACCGAAGTCTCTCGCAGCCTCGTTTGATGTGAAGCTGTGCTTGTCTCCAGCTCTGTTGCACGTCACGCGGAACTTCAGCACCTTCGCCTCTCCTTCAGCTGTCTGACCATCACCAGCCTTGGTAGTACTCCCAGAACTCGCCTGCACTTCGTCCCTCGCATTCAATTGCTCAttatcctcctcttcctcctctcccccattTTGGGATGCCACCCCTTGGGGCTTCTCTGTATCCTGGCTGCTAGCCACACCCACAGTGTTTTGGGCACAGTCCTCCTGGTCATTAGTGTCTTTTTGGTCTGctcctccctcttctccacCATCATTCAGCTTCTCCTTGCTTGCAGGACTCTGCAAATTGTGTTTTTTGcgttttgtctttttcttttttaagctgTTGTTCAGCTCCCAAACTTTCAACGGATCGGTCCAGGGCAGCTTTTTAACCAAACCTTCCAAATCCTTTAAAGCATCTTCCTTTAACAGACAGAAGAAGATGTACTTTGAAGTcatttaattcctttaaaagttatcttttatttttaggtCTCTTAAAGTAGTTTATTAAACATTAACCCACTACATCTTTAAGAAAAGCTTACAGGTTTTTGTCCAATTCTTGCCATAAAAGGAATTACACCGAAAATCACAAGACCCACAGGATTTCACAGTTTATCTCATAAAACAAACAGCTAGCAGTGCGTTAAGTGACCAAAGTGATACATCACTGTCCTATGTCTGTGACCTACAAACATGGCATCAGCTCTCATCCCAGATTTTGCCAATGCAACATATTTAACTGAAGAAATGTTAGACATCATGGCCACAGTTCCATTTACAAgccagaaaagaagaaatggaacAACATCACAActgaaaaacccaacaaacttgTTAAACAAACAGAATACTTTGACACTAGTCTTAAACTAAAAAACAGTCAAACCAAACAACACTTCAAACCCCAGAACTGACCAAAAAATGAGGAATACCTCaccttattttctttaaattgatAGTCTTTGAACtcttcaacaacaacaaataaattATCCACTGACCGCAGACGGTGGACCTAGAGGAGATGAGAAGGCACGGTGGTACGTTACTAACCGTGTGTCATGGGGATTGTGTTTACTGTCGTTAGAATTCTGCCATCTTACATGCACGATTTTCCACTTTAGTCCCCAAGGGAGTTATCACTATACCTCTGCACTGATTTAACTTCCCCAGTTTTGACTTAATCTCCCTTTCAAACCGCTATAAAGGCGGATAGAGCTGCTGCACCCGGGCCGGCCGCGGCCTCCGACAGCGGAGCGCTCTGCTCGGAGGGGCCGTGACCCGCCGGaccgggcagggccgggcagggcagcgAGGCCGCGGCGGGGACAGCGGAGCAGGGAGCGGAGCAGGCGGCGTGCACGGACCTGCGGCAGGCTCCGGGCCGGGACCGCGAAGTAGATCTTGCCCCGGTCCCTGCTGATCCTGGAGGCCGAGCCCAGTTTCTCCTGCACCTCCTCGGCCGCCGTCTGCTCGAACCCCGTGGGCACGGTGGCGCCGATAACGGCCGCGAGCTCCGCGAGCTCCGCGCCCTCCTGGGCTGGAcccggccccagccccgcgTCACCGGCCGCCTCCGCCATGGCAGGCTGCCGGGGGATGGAGACCGCCGGGAACTCGGGCGGCCGCGCCGCACCGACCACGGCCACGGCcaccgctcccgccgccccgcgcgccgccgcccccgccccttCCGCTTCCGcccgggcggccccgcccgcgctGCCCGCGGGTCGCTGCTCCGAGCGGGCGGGAGGTGGCGCCGCGACCCGCGGCGTGTGAGGGAGACAGTGTGGGGGAGACAGTGTGGCTGGCCCGTGCCGTGCGGGGGAGACAGTGTGGCCGGCCCGTGCCGTGTGGGGGAGCCGGTCTGGCCGGCCCGTGCCGTGCGGGGGAGACAGTGTGGCCGGCCCGTACCGTGCGTGGGAGCCGGTCTGGCCGGCCCGTGCTTCCCCCGCGCCCCTCAGCGGAGCGGCCGCCGCGGGTGCCGATCCCGGCACACGTTCCTGCCGGGCGCGcggtgtgtgtgtgacaccgGCGGTGACGGGACAGCCGGGCAGGTTGCTGCCGCGATGGACTGCGAGCAGGCGGCTGTGACCGCACAtccagggaaggcagcagggtCGGTGAGGGCGGCAGCTCCATGCGCGTTCCCGCCGTGGAACGGGATCCATCGATTTACCTGGAGGAGCTGCCCGGTTCCAAAGCCAGTACAGCCCGTGGCTCTGTCC from Pseudopipra pipra isolate bDixPip1 chromosome 11, bDixPip1.hap1, whole genome shotgun sequence includes the following:
- the THUMPD3 gene encoding tRNA (guanine(6)-N2)-methyltransferase THUMP3 isoform X2, producing MAEAAGDAGLGPGPAQEGAELAELAAVIGATVPTGFEQTAAEEVQEKLGSASRISRDRGKIYFAVPARSLPQVHRLRSVDNLFVVVEEFKDYQFKENKEDALKDLEGLVKKLPWTDPLKVWELNNSLKKKKTKRKKHNLQSPASKEKLNDGGEEGGADQKDTNDQEDCAQNTVGVASSQDTEKPQGVASQNGGEEEEEDNEQLNARDEVQASSGSTTKAGDGQTAEGEAKVLKFRVTCNRAGDKHSFTSNEAARDFGGAVQEHFQWKADMTNFDVEVLLNIHNNEVVVGIALTEESLHRRNITHFGPTTLRSTLAYGMLRLCDPQPTDIIVDPMCGTGAIPIEGAAEWPGCYHIAGDNNPQAVKRAANNICSLLRKNESKDSTVQGVPLDIIQWDICNLPLRTGSVDIVVTDMPFGKRIGSKKKNWDLYPACLMEMGRICTPGTGRAVLLTQDKKCFAKALSRVGHIWRRAQTVWVNVGGLHAAVYLLRRTWERAEERRSFW
- the THUMPD3 gene encoding tRNA (guanine(6)-N2)-methyltransferase THUMP3 isoform X1: MAEAAGDAGLGPGPAQEGAELAELAAVIGATVPTGFEQTAAEEVQEKLGSASRISRDRGKIYFAVPARSLPQVHRLRSVDNLFVVVEEFKDYQFKENKEDALKDLEGLVKKLPWTDPLKVWELNNSLKKKKTKRKKHNLQSPASKEKLNDGGEEGGADQKDTNDQEDCAQNTVGVASSQDTEKPQGVASQNGGEEEEEDNEQLNARDEVQASSGSTTKAGDGQTAEGEAKVLKFRVTCNRAGDKHSFTSNEAARDFGGAVQEHFQWKADMTNFDVEVLLNIHNNEVVVGIALTEESLHRRNITHFGPTTLRSTLAYGMLRLCDPQPTDIIVDPMCGTGAIPIEGAAEWPGCYHIAGDNNPQAVKRAANNICSLLRKNESKDSSTVQGVPLDIIQWDICNLPLRTGSVDIVVTDMPFGKRIGSKKKNWDLYPACLMEMGRICTPGTGRAVLLTQDKKCFAKALSRVGHIWRRAQTVWVNVGGLHAAVYLLRRTWERAEERRSFW